The following nucleotide sequence is from Triticum urartu cultivar G1812 unplaced genomic scaffold, Tu2.1 TuUngrouped_contig_327, whole genome shotgun sequence.
CCATCTGCTCGTGCTAGGGCCAGTTAATTAAATTCTTACTGTTCAAAattcagaagaaaaaaaaatctTACTGTTCAGTTTATTACTTCGCTTCATATATTTTTGTTGCATAATATTAGATTATGATAGCGAGACCTGATGACTATAAGATTTCCTTCTAAACATGCTTGTGAATGCAGTATTAATTATACCATTTTGTTTATATGCACCTGCAAATGTGTGTGTCTGTGAGATTTCAGTCTTCAGTATTGCTTGTGATATGATGCTGAGGAAGTGCAGACAATGGCAGTAGATTTCTTAGGCCCAACCAGTTGCTATTTGACTAAAATTGCTTGATTGTAATTCTCTTGGCAGGTTCGACACCCTTGTCTTTCGCGGTGGCGCATGGGGAAATGACTGCTGCAAGGTATTTTCTTGAAAAAGGTGCTAATCCCAACACAAAAAGTTCCTCCACCGGCACGACTCCTCTGCATGAAGCAGTAGCAACAggtgtctatttcttcacattctGCTCTGTAAAAgtttgttgcatatatatgatgTCATATTTCTCTGTTGAGTTGCTGTCCGATTGTGTTATGAGGTTGACCGTCCCAACTTTGTGTTTATGATTGGGATGCAGCCCGGGAGTGATAATACGGAAGTGATGGTTCCACTACATGACTTCTTTAGAAAAAAAGTCCCAAAATGAATTTGTCCAGCAATTGAAAACCTTCTTGTCAACATGTTGTGAATACTGATAGGATATAACTATTTAAACGGTGTGGACGCCTCCTTTCTTGCTAGGCTGTGATGAAATTACACGACTGCTGCTATCGAAAGGAGCTAATGTTGAGGCACCTTCTCCTCATGGGACACCTCTAGTTGCCGCTGCAGCCCATGGGAAGTTCAATGCTATGAAGATTTTGCTGGAGCACCATGCAGATGTAATTAGTAAATTGATGTTCTTCCACTTGAGCTTACTTCTTTTTCTGCATAGCTCAAGTTTTGATGCGTATACAATCCCTAGAATCCTATTTGTTCAACATATATGGGACCTGGGAAGTGACTTGTATTTTTTCAAAATAAAATTGCAGCCGAACAAAGTCTCATGGGACTTTGGTACACCCCTGACCACAGCACTCTATGCTACTCCTGACAGAATGAATGAGTCCACTTGCTTAGCGTGCGTGAAACTTCTTGTCAAGGTGTGTGTGTGCAATTCACATTCTGCACATTTTGGTTGCTTGATGGAATCTCATGTCGGAAGATACTTTTTCATATCTCCACGTGTTTTATGTTATATCTGTTCACCCACAGGCTGGCGCGGATGTCAATTGTACAATTCCTGAAACTCCATTGGCAATAGCAACTAACAATGGTTTAACCACATGCTTTAAATACTTGTTGGAGGTTGGCGCCAATATCAATGTTCCAGCTAACCAGGTGAATTATTTTTCTAATGTATGTTTGTTCTTAAACCTTGATACTTGATGCTCTAACACCATTGTTGTTATCTCTGGCACTTGTTGCATAAACTTGTCCTGGTGATGAATATTATGTGATGTCTCATGGAAATCTTGGAGTGCACTCAAATCATATTTCTTGTTTACTGCTCCTTCAGTGCATATCGTAGTATTCAATATGTGAGGTTCAGTGACGTTGAGACAAAATCATGGAGAGAAAATCAGTTTAGAAGCCCCAGTAGTCCTATCCAAAAAGTAGGTGCTCACGATTTCCAGCACGGAGGTCATCTGGACGTAATGATCCTATTGCTTAGATCTGTTGCTGTTCCATTGTATCATTCATGACTTCACTTTTTAATATTTGCAATTTCATGTTTAGCTTAGTGTTAGAATTGTAGGCGCCCAATGATGTTACGTTTTTACTAGTTCCATGCGAAATTTTGGATCCAGACATATCACAAGCCCAAGAACTGTTTGCTTTTGCTCACACTAGTTGTCTGTCATGACATTATGTTATAGAGGAGATTGCATAAATTATATATCTTTGATTTTTGCAAAAATCTTCTCGTGTCATTTTTTTGCACTCACAGCCCCTGTATTTTCCTTTTTTGTATCCTCCATACACTGACCTGCTTGGGAAACCCCTCTCACACACACATATGGACATTGAAGTGATGGAAAACAATAGTGAAGGGTTATTGCAAACAAGAAACTGTCAGCTGGGAGTTTCCGATGTAGGAGTGACAAATGGGGACATTAATTTATGTGTTCGTTTTTCTTTTGGTATAAAGTATAAACTGGTATCAGCCTATCAGGTGTCTCTGGTTGCCAGAATTTGGATGGTTGGGACAAGTCTATACAAGAAGACGCAATAATCAAACTCTACTCATCTCTTTGATGAATAGATAGAGCACTTTGATCCGCTTTCAAAAATAATAGTCAGAAAGCTAGATAGATAGTTTCCTAGATCCTTCCATTTTTGGGACATAACTATAGGATGGAAAGCTAGATATGAGATTTGATCCATCCATCAGAGTAGCCACACCTTTCTGATAAATGGGGGACATTTGGAATCATTTCATCGAGAACTGGGaaatttactctgcatattaagAGTGGGTAATGTACAGAAGTAATTCGTATCCTTGTGTTAGAATGTCATCTTAGTTCTGTACAGTTAATATGTCATCAGCTGTTTCTATTAATAGGAGAAATAAGACAGGTTATTCTGCCTTGGTACAGTTTTGCAGCATCTTAATATAAGTTTTGTTTAATGATTTAGGTTAAGAAAAGTGACAGTGATAGCAAAGCTCCACTGAAATCAAGCGGTGCAAAAGCTGTTAGGGGGAAGAACTATGTTGCTGCATCAAGATTGTGTTCTGAGGTATATTGTTGTGCAATCATTTTCAATGGCCCTCTTACTGAACAAGCTGTTGGGAGAGAACTGTTATTTTATATTGCTAATACATCACAGTCATGGACATTAGATGAGAATATAGCACTTGGCATCCTATGAATGTACATGTTCCCACTACTGGTTACTGATTCCCACATCTAAGAACGCCTTGTTGTGCTTCTAAATAATTGACCTGTATAGCTGCATAGGGTCGGGAGTTAATATACCAGCAAATCCAAGTTACTGTTGATTTGTGTCTTGTGTTTTGACTAATTTTTATAACCACTTTTTAAGTGTATATCATTAATTTTTAACAATATTTCATTACTAATAAAGGAATGTATTTATTTTAACTGGTTCACTTGACTACTTCTATCCTATTTTCGGCCGGGTTTCAGCTATTAACTTTGATCATTCTGAAGTTATAAAATTGAGCTGGGTTGGCTCGCTAGCTCACATGCACCCAGGTGAAAGTAAAttgaaaaaaatagaaaaaaaacgAGGAGATCTAAATTTTTGTGTGAAGAACATGTTATAGCTGTGTACCTTTTTTGTGATAAAAAAATGACATTCGagtttttttttgtgtgtgtgtgtgtgtgggggggggggggggggggggggggggagggtcAGTGCTATAGAAAGGCTATTTTGCATGTTTTTTGCTGAAGTAGGCAAGGCCTTACGAAAGGACGGTACAATTCCCATCCAAGGTTTACATTTATAGTGAAAGCTCTGCCCATTCATTTGGATTCGAGTATATCTTGGCATGTATCCTGCTGTTTGAAGAAAACCATGTTTTTTGAACTAGTTCGGGAAATAAGACATCCGTTATTCCGGCATTTTACAGCCTGTGGCATCTTACTTTTCTATTTAATCTTGGTACAAGTTCTCTTAATAATGTAGGGCAAGTCAAGTGACAAAGATAGGAAGGCTCGGCTGAAATCACTAGGTGCAAAAGCAGTTGAGGGCAAGGACTATGCCGCCGCATCAAAATTTTACACAGAGGTATATTTTGAGGCAGTTATATTCAAAAACGCTGTTACTGAAAACCCATTGGAAAACACTTTTATTTCTGTATTGCTAATGTAATACTGTATCATTAACTAGTTAACACAAATGGAGCAGATCATGGTTCTTGTTTTACCCCGCAATAAACAGGTTGTGCTTCGTGGTCTTTTAACATTTGGTTTGGTGCAGGCAATCAAGCTGGATCCGGCTGACGCGGTGTTGTATTCGAACAGGAGCCTTTGCTATCTGAAGTGTGGTGAAGCACATGACGCTTTGATTGATGCCAATGCTTGCATAAGTCTGGACCCTAAGTGGCATAAAGGTTACTACCGGAAAGGAGCCGCCCTTATGTCTCTTCTGGTAAGAATAAATGTTTTTTTTTGCTGCTTTATACATCACCTCCGGCCCTGTAGAAAATCTTTGAACGATGATTTCATTATTAGGAGTACAAAGAGGCCTCTGATGCGTTCTCGGCTGGAATGAAACTGGAGCCTAACAACAAGGAGATGCAGGAGGCGCATAGGTACAATCCAGTTCATTCCTTCTATAGCTATTCTTCAACGGTTGATTAATTAAATTACCTTTAAACAGTAGTGATATTATGGACCATGTTTTATGAACCTTGGTGCTCGTATGATGGTTTCACATTTTATGAAAGTGTTACGTTGCTGGCCGTATGTTTGTGCATGCTGTACTGTGGCATATCATTCCTTTTGCGACAAAAAATAGCATTCCCGTCTGATTTTCAAACAAAGGGACTACGAAATGGTTGTGTGAAGATGGAACAACCTGGAGCATTTATAATCCCATTGGCATCGTGTCGTGTGTAATGATTGAGATTTCTACTTGTTTCCTGTTGGCAATTTCAGGGAGGCAGTTGAGGCAATGAGGAAGGAACAGTCTGAGCCGAGTCTCTACGCACTGGATTAGTTCTTCAGGAGTGCTTCTGCTTCCACAGTAGTCTTTTTTGAATGTTCGTTCTGTGTATATATACCTGTAAAAAGGTAGAACGTACTTGTGTAGTGGTTTTGCATGTTACGATCCAAAACGCTCTTTGGATGCTGGGAGCTCTTATCAGCACATGAAACTGTTACCAAATGCCGCTCGGCAGTCGGCATGTCTTCTTTTTTCTGCGTGTTTGATGCAGTTTGGATGTTTTCATTGGTCCTCCGCTCAGGGCTTGTAAGAGCAACTCTAGCGGATCCTGCAGAATTTCGATTGCCATAAGGACATTTGTTGggtgtgtctagggcacatctagatgggctctagttattgcacatctaaatgagtgaatcaagcataaagagaaaaggaaaaaagagaaagaaaatattcacacgaatctcaatgtaagatcaatgacatatgacttagatgtgcaatacttatggcacatctagatgtgctttagcaaaactgacATTTGTTAATATTTATGAAGGCTAAAACGGTTGAAGGCAAACACAGCTAACAAGGTAGAATTCTGGTGCTACATTTTCTTTCGGTACtgctataattgtattttttGGGGGAGCAAAATCAGCTAGGCTTTATTAAACCGAGGTAATGTTTACAGGTATTACATATGGATCATGAGGAGGACCTAACCACAAATGTCTACTCTGTGGAAGGGAAACACCTAGCCTATACAACTTATGAGCTTCAAAATTAGAAGCTTGAAATTCATGAACA
It contains:
- the LOC125527214 gene encoding poly [ADP-ribose] polymerase tankyrase-1-like, which encodes MARLVVRIITFPMDGERSAAVNGAHDPLIPHGQTCRTPSHHIPTVRGDTRRPIHRVAGFSLPFPSPFFRSFPPKPPPPTPKPDPPPASRPFSSSLPPLAMGKSRRGAGGGARGPAPAASASDVQRAAAALALAEAAALHGFEVTDVGTGGWSPQMQFLLACSQGDLRRAKALVNGMDKDDRESLASVRVEGCGALHSAAGAGDMAICRYLVEQLGFDVDSDASSGSTPLSFAVAHGEMTAARYFLEKGANPNTKSSSTGTTPLHEAVATGCDEITRLLLSKGANVEAPSPHGTPLVAAAAHGKFNAMKILLEHHADPNKVSWDFGTPLTTALYATPDRMNESTCLACVKLLVKAGADVNCTIPETPLAIATNNGLTTCFKYLLEVGANINVPANQVKKSDSDSKAPLKSSGAKAVRGKNYVAASRLCSEGKSSDKDRKARLKSLGAKAVEGKDYAAASKFYTEAIKLDPADAVLYSNRSLCYLKCGEAHDALIDANACISLDPKWHKGYYRKGAALMSLLEYKEASDAFSAGMKLEPNNKEMQEAHREAVEAMRKEQSEPSLYALD